A DNA window from Paenibacillus sp. HWE-109 contains the following coding sequences:
- a CDS encoding FtsW/RodA/SpoVE family cell cycle protein: MLAKLKNIDIPIVVILFAFMVISTMMVYSASVDHPSIVISISKILILYAVGLVAFLACSLFDYRVLIRIAPYLYGIGIISLIAVYFFGKKIHGARGWFELPGGLTFQPAELVKLILIICITALLARRGGSLLLIKNDLIPVAAAVALPFILVLIQPDLGNAIIFVIILIGMLWIGNIKYTHVLFSVLILAGAGFLLMTLYKHFHQPLFEALKGYGFSHWMDRIDTFLYPTEVSADDNYQVKNAIRAIGSGGLEGEGFLKGTSVHSNFIPFAYSDSIFVVVGEEFGFRGSAVLLLIYFLLIYRMILISIQSSHLGGAYIVVGVVSMFVFQIFENVGMMIGIMPLTGITLPFVSYGGTSLLINMLSLGLVMSVKLHQDREPELF; the protein is encoded by the coding sequence GTGCTTGCCAAACTGAAAAACATAGATATTCCTATTGTAGTCATTTTGTTTGCTTTCATGGTTATCAGCACAATGATGGTGTACAGCGCATCGGTCGATCATCCGTCGATCGTGATCAGCATTAGCAAAATTCTCATCTTATACGCAGTTGGATTAGTAGCCTTCCTGGCCTGCAGCTTGTTTGATTACCGTGTACTTATTCGCATTGCGCCCTACCTGTATGGGATTGGCATTATTTCATTGATTGCGGTGTATTTCTTTGGTAAAAAAATACACGGAGCGCGCGGCTGGTTCGAGCTTCCCGGGGGATTAACCTTTCAACCGGCAGAATTGGTGAAGTTAATATTAATCATTTGCATTACAGCACTCTTGGCCAGACGCGGCGGGAGCTTGTTGTTGATAAAGAATGATCTTATCCCCGTTGCAGCAGCTGTCGCACTGCCATTTATACTGGTTCTTATTCAGCCTGATTTAGGGAATGCGATTATTTTTGTCATTATTTTGATTGGTATGCTATGGATCGGCAATATCAAGTATACGCATGTTCTTTTTAGTGTTTTGATCTTGGCCGGGGCCGGGTTCCTGCTGATGACCTTATATAAGCATTTCCATCAGCCATTGTTTGAGGCACTCAAAGGGTATGGGTTCAGCCACTGGATGGATCGGATCGATACGTTCCTGTATCCTACAGAAGTATCCGCTGACGATAATTATCAAGTGAAGAACGCGATAAGAGCGATTGGTTCAGGAGGATTAGAGGGAGAAGGTTTCCTCAAGGGAACTTCTGTTCACAGCAACTTTATCCCTTTCGCATATTCCGATTCCATCTTCGTTGTGGTTGGAGAAGAGTTCGGTTTTCGCGGATCGGCAGTTCTCTTGCTCATCTATTTCTTGTTAATTTACCGGATGATTCTCATCTCCATTCAAAGCTCGCATCTGGGTGGCGCCTATATCGTTGTTGGCGTAGTGTCCATGTTCGTTTTTCAAATTTTCGAAAATGTAGGTATGATGATCGGCATCATGCCTTTGACAGGCATAACCCTTCCTTTCGTCAGTTACGGAGGAACCTCACTGCTGATTAACATGCTTTCCTTAGGGTTAGTCATGAGCGTAAAGCTGCACCAGGATCGGGAACCGGAACTGTTTTAA